One genomic region from Magallana gigas chromosome 3, xbMagGiga1.1, whole genome shotgun sequence encodes:
- the LOC105320164 gene encoding beta-1,3-galactosyltransferase 5 encodes MAMTVLCIRRGRRTFVSSIKALTLIFGILASVIVLLNISSALYTEITSTTIQFENTGNFNYLDSSLTICNKNKQPLFLFIAVPSTTGNFRQRMAIRNSWGSVVKGDDSLQLVFFIGKIVNKENKDTIAKEKEKYMDIIEVDIEEKYENLAKKSISILQWIHLNCENPKYILKVDDDIFLNVNLLKTYLDVKNLSNSIVGCKVKGASPFRFPLSKWRISREEYKEDVFPDYISGPAYVISGDILSKLYLATKKVPYIFLEDVYLTGICRRQINAIAVGHPGFSCGYRDQGPCGGHFRYKITGHHYMPEEMERMWTELNDRWYTCPFKHSHWVSKLKDFIFYFV; translated from the coding sequence ATGGCTATGACAGTGTTATGCATAAGACGTGGACGACGAACTTTTGTCTCAAGCATTAAAGCATTAACCTTGATTTTTGGAATATTAGCAAGCGTTATTGTTTTGCTTAACATTTCAAGTGCACTGTACACAGAAATCACTAGTACGACCATTCAATTTGAAAATACGGGAAATTTCAACTACCTTGACTCATCTTTGACTATCtgtaacaaaaacaaacaaccaTTATTCCTCTTCATAGCTGTACCCAGTACAACAGGCAACTTTCGACAGAGGATGGCTATTCGAAATTCATGGGGAAGTGTTGTGAAGGGAGATGATTCCTTACAATTGGTTTTCTTTATCGGAAAAATAGTCAACAAAGAGAATAAAGATACAATTGCCAAGGAGAAAGAAAAGTACATGGACATTATTGAAGTTGACATCgaggaaaaatatgaaaatttagcaAAGAAGTCAATTAGTATATTACAATGGATTCACCTCAATTGTGAAAACcctaaatatattttaaaagtagaCGACgatatctttttaaatgtaaatcttttaaaaacctATCTCGATGTTAAAAATCTTAGTAATTCGATTGTAGGGTGTAAAGTAAAAGGTGCTTCGCCATTTAGATTCCCTCTTTCTAAATGGCGCATTTCACGAGAGGAATACAAAGAAGATGTGTTCCCAGACTACATTAGCGGACCGGCCTACGTCATATCCGGTGATATTCTCTCTAAACTTTACCTTGCTACGAAGAAAGTGCCATACATATTTTTAGAGGACGTGTATTTAACAGGAATATGTCGGAGACAAATCAACGCCATTGCGGTGGGACATCCTGGCTTTAGTTGCGGATATAGAGATCAAGGACCATGTGGCGGACACTTCCGGTACAAAATTACAGGACACCATTATATGCCGGAAGAAATGGAACGAATGTGGACAGAACTGAACGATAGGTGGTATACATGTCCATTTAAGCATTCTCATTGGGTGTCTAAgctaaaagattttattttctactttgtttaa